From the Candoia aspera isolate rCanAsp1 chromosome 3, rCanAsp1.hap2, whole genome shotgun sequence genome, the window ATAGGAATATGGCAACAATAATTcctgttgctgagaattctgggagttgaagtccacacatagccactttggtctaatggttaaggtgctgggctagaaaccaggagactgtgagttctagtcccaccttaggcatgaaagttggatgggtgaccttgggccagtcactctctctcagcccaactcacctcacagggttgttgttgtggggaaaataggaggaggaaggagtattatgtatgttcgctgccttgagttatttataaaaataataaaggcgggataaaaattaaataaataataaataaataaatatctgactgcaaaggttgagaaacagctaAAATCTGTACAGAAATCATGTCAGACAATTGGAAGaatgaaaagttatttattttttatatcacACTATTAAACAAAGTACAATTTGATGTGTATCTTTGAATACCACTACCATTCCAAAagcatttccttaaaaaaatattatagatTTGTAAATCAATGTCCTGATTTAGAAAGTACATTATGAGCTCACTTGTTTAGATATTAATTTATTACCAAGATTGTCATTATAAATGTAAAATGATAgctagacagatagatagacagacagatagacagatagatagatagatactgtagatagaataTCAAGATTGATCCTAAACTGATACCATAGAAATATGATTTTGAATGAATGTCAAAAATGCCAAAACCAGAAAACTCACCTCTTTAGCTGAATCTGGGGGCATCTCTGTCCCGTTCCTAAGATCACCACTATTTGCAAAAACAGGAACGTTGGGACTGAAAATCATGAGATCACTCTTGACACCAGCCTCTGAGCTCACACCTGCCAGAATGTGGCTGTGGCGATTGGAATAAGACCAGCTGCCCACTTCATTGGCACAGACCAGGGTGGCCGTGCCAGGACCATACACCATGGTTTCTTTTGCCTTGCAGTGGCATCGCAGAGCCATGTATATGAGAATGGCCAGTAGGAACAGGCTGGAAACAGAGCAAATGGCAATGATGAGATAGATGTTGATTGAGTCCACCAGGGGCATGAAGCTCTCCCCTGACCTGGGGAGGTGAATATCTGTTTTGATGGCATGGGCACTTGTCACCAGTGACACTCCCAGGGTAGCTGTCGCTGACAGTTCAGGCTTCCCGTGGTCCTTCACAAGAACCAGCACACTCTGGATTTTGCCTTCTTCTGTTTCATCCAGAGAATATTTGGTACTCACCTCACCACTATAACGCCCCACGACCCAAGGAACACTGCTTTCTTCAACCAGCTCATAGCTTAGCCATGCATTGTATCCAGAATCTGCATCCAAGGCATGGATCTTGCCTACTATATGCCCAGGCATCACAGGGACTACTAGAAGAATCAGGTTGTCTTCTGATGATCCTGACACAGCAGGTGCATTGTCATTCTCATCCATCACAAAGACTTGAACAGTCACATTGCCACATAAGGAAGGTAGTCCAGCATCCTTGGCTCTCACCTGGAACTCCAGCAGTTTCAGCTCCTCATAGTCCAAAGGTTGCAAAGCATAGAGTTTTCCACTCTCTGAATGTACAGAGATGTAGCTGGACAACGGCCAGAGCTTCTCATCTATCCAATAGGTGATCAGGGCATTCTCAGCTACGTCTGGGTCTGAGGCAGACACTGTGAAGATGTGAGCACCAGGGGGATTGTTCTCCTTCACAAAGACTGTGTAGGAGGGCTGTGTGAATGCTGGAGCATTATCATTTATGTCACTGATAGGCACTAAGAGGCTGATGCTAGAAGACAGTGGTGGAACGCCTTGATCTTGCACTGTTACTACTATCCTGTACTCAGCCACCTGCTCCCGATCTAGGGGTGCAACAACAATCAGGGAGTAGTAGTTCTTGAATGTGGACTCTAGTTTGAAGGGTAGCCCAGTGGGCCACAGAAAACTGTTTACTTGTCCACTGGTACCAGAATCCTTGTCAGAAGCACTGATGATAGCTATCACAGTCCCTGGTGTGGAGTCTTCTGGCAATGGCACAGAGAGAGAATTCAGAGATACTTCTGGGATATTGTCATTCATGTCCAATACTTCAATAAGAACTTTACAATGTCCAGATAATGGAGAACTGCCTTTATCTTCTGCAACAATCTGAAGTTCATAGAACTTTGTGTCTTCATAATCCAATTTTCCAATCACCCTGATTTCTCCAGTGTCAGAATTTATACTAAATATCTTTGTGAAAAGGAAAGGTAAATTATCACTAAAAAAATAGGAGATTTCTCTGTTAATCCCTTTGTCTAAATCTGTAGCATTCAGATTAATAACTAATGTCCCACTAGCTGTATTTTCCAACAACTTTATCCTGTAAAGAGATTGGTTAAATATGGGAGGGTTGTCATTTACATCCAGCACATGGATCACTAGCTGAACAGTTCCTGAGAGTTTGGGTTCACCCCCATCTGTGGCTGTCAATACTAAATGATGCACAGGGCTCTCCTCTCTGTCAAGTGGAATCTTCAATACAAGTACTACAGACTTACTCTCATCTTCATCAGCTCCTGAATCAAGAATAAAATGGTTGTTTGGGCTAAGCTTGTATGCTAACAGAGCATTGGTACCAATATCTGCATCAGAGGCTCCTTTTAATGGAAATTGAGTACTAGATGTTACCAATTCTGATATGCTCAGAATCTGTTCCCTTTCAGAGAAGATGGGAGCATTGTCATTTATGTCTTTGATCTCAACCTCCACATGGAAGAATCTCAGAGGTTTCTCTACAATCACCTCCAGATGAACAACACAGTCAGCATTCTTGGCACACAGCTCCTCCCTGTCTATCCGGGAATCTACAAACAAGATCCCGTTCTGCATGTTTACCTCAAAATAGTCCTTCTCTCCTTTGGACAGCATCCCGAACATCCTAGGGACCAGATCGCTCACCTCCAACCCCAGATCTTGGGCGATGCGGCCCACGAAGGTGCCGCGCTGGGATTCCTCCAGCACAGAATAATGGAGCTGGCCGCTCCCCATTTTCCAGGCGGTGTGGAGCAgaaccagctgcagcagccccttCGGCCAGGTAAACATTGCAAACACAGGCACCACACCAActatctcttctctttttctctaaatACCTTGTCTTAACGGAGTCAGGAGCAGAGTCCATGTCCCTCATCCATACCCGCAATGCTTTCATTGGTTGAATCTTGGCTTATTGTGCTTTCTCTGTTGTTTGATATTGCCGTTGTAGATCCAACTGGCAGGAACCTCGGTCCCTTTTAAGGGAGGGGCTCTGGATTTTCAGTTTCACTTGAAGGTTTCCTTAGGAAACACTGACCTCTTGTGACTGAATTTCAAAATGGAGAAACAAGCTTCCATTCTGTATTCATGACAGATTTCTAATAAGCATCCAGTGTTTATGAATATATGTTTCCATAGAGTGCTTGGAGTTCATTCCTATATTTCTGTGTTACTGTAGCCTTCAGAgtcatttcttattttttctttatcattCAACCAGTTATAACAGGGCTAATAACTAAGCTTCAGCATTTTGATTCCATACTGCTACAAACTGTGCAAACAATTAAGAAGTATTTAATGAGAGAAAGATTTAGCAATGACAAGGTGATTGGCTATCCTAGATCAGTGTTTAACCTACTGAAAAACTGGTTGAAGTGGTAAAAGCAACAGGAACCCTCGGAAGAAGTGGCTACATCTTATTGTTTTTCAAGGTACTAGAGAGAGAAACATGAAGTATATCATACATAGACACTTGATTTCCAAATGTTTTGAGATTTACTAGGCAAGAACCTGTGAGAAGAAATCCTCAGGTCAAATGGTGTGCAGGATGTCTGGAAACTTCTCAAAAATAAGAAGTTGGAGGTATAATTGCACACTATTCTGATGagaataaaaaaacaaagtgTAATTTAGAAAACCATTGTGGATGCATAGGGATGTAAGAGCTAAAAGAACATGTAGAAAATGGAAGATAGGCATTATCATCAAAGAAGTTTATCAGCAAGTAGCCAATTCtgcaaaaagaaaatcagaaaggctAAAGTGAAAAAGGAACTTAAGCTTCCAAGGAAAGCTAAGAGCAACAAAAATCACTATTGGTCTGTATCAGTAATacatgaaagaaaaaggaggaagtggGTCTGCTGTTGTGAAAGGATGGTAAAATAGTAACTAATGAGAGAGGGAGCTCAGAGCTCTTCAACTCCTGCTTTGCTTCTGTCTTCTTCCCAAAGGAGAATTGTGTTAAAAGGAATCAAAGCAGAGCAATTGCTGTAAGGATGGAGTGGCAACCTAAGGAAAGTAAAGAGAAACTTAAGGAGTACCTAGCTACCACaatgacgaccgacaggaagctctggcgtgggctggtccatgaagtcatgaagagtcggaagcgactaaacgaataaacaacaaaagctacCACAAACAAGTTCAGGTCTCCAAAACCAAATTAATTACATATGAAATTCTAGAAGGAGCTTGTGGGTGTCATCTTGGAGCCCctttctgtgatctttgagaaGTCAGGGAGGATAGATACAGTGCCAGAGATCTGGAGAAGGGACCATCCTCAAAAAGGAAGAGGACCTGGTTAACTATACCCTGGTCAACTTGACACTGACACTTGGCAAAATTCTGGAATAGATGATTAACTGAGCGTTTAGAAAATCATGTGTTGGTTTGCAATAGCCAGACTGAGTTCATCAAGAGCAGGCCATTTCAAACCATTGTAATCTTCTTTTGTAGTAGAGTGATCAGTTTAGTTGACCATTGCAATGGAGTGGACATAGTGTATGTTGATTTTAGCAAAACAGCAAAACATTTGACAATTGTCTCTCTTGAAAAGCTAATGGGAAGATAAAATCCTGTTATAAAGCTGGACTATGCTATCAGGGCCCAACAAGCATATATCAATGGCTCCACATAATGAGTACCATGCTTCAGGGCTCCATTCTAGGCCCCGTATTGTTGAACATCTTATAAGTGACATGGATAAGGGGTTAGAAAACATGATTATCTAACTTGCATATCACACAAAGATACAGTATCAAGATTCAAGAGGACCTTGACAAGCTGGAAAAATGGACAGAACAAACAAGATAAATTTCAGCAGAGACAAATGTAGTCAGTCATTGGTTAGGAAAAATCAAATGCGTCAGTATAAGTATGATGAGACCACTTTGGGTAACAGTAAGTGCAAAAAGATCTGACTATCTTTGTGGATTACTAGATGAATATGAACCAATACTATGACTCCATTGCAAAAAAAAGTGAGGGCAGGGATGCAATCCTtggttgcatcaacagaaatataatgtaaatttcaagaTAAATTATTGTACttttctattctgcattggtcagataaTATCGAGAACATTGCATACAGTTCTGGATATTACATTTCAGGAAGGAGATTAGCCAAATGGAGTGTGTCTAGAGGACAGCAACCAAGATTATAAGgggcttggaagaaaaaaaactatgaGAAATGGTTGTAGGCATTGGATATGCTTAGCTTGAAAAGAGAAGATGTGGGGGAATATGATAGCTGTCATCAAGGGCAGTCATGTACTGTAGAAGATGGGATAGACCTCTTCAgtttgttccagaagacaggtaACATTAGGCTTAAACTACAAGGaagtacagtgaaaaaatgggactaaaattaaatataaagaagaccaaactaatgacaacaggtacaacaaccagccttagaatttacactgaaaatattgaagtgatggatagcttctgccttttaggatcaaccatcaacaataaaggaacaagcagtcaagaaatacaccacagactagcacttggtagagcagccatgaaggccttggaaaagatattcaaatgttgtgatgtgtccatatctacaaagatcagaattgtagtGGTATTCCCTTTgatgctctatggaagtgaaagttggagtttgaacaagcaggataggaagactattgCCGCTGTTGAAgttttggtgctggagaagactcctgagaatgccatgggcatccaagaaaacaaacaaatggatcattgaataaatcaaccccagagttctcagttgaggcacaaatgactagactcaaattatcctacttcagacacattatacgaagacctaactctctggggaagggtctaatgctgggaaaggtggaaggaaagagaataagaggatgaacagcagcaaggtggatggattcagtttcaGTGGCTATGAGTACACCCATTGGAAGATGTAAAacactaggttagggacagattgttatggaaaaaatctatctgtgtggttgctaagagttaacaacaacttgacggcacataatcaatcaatgaaaaaGGAAGCAGATTTCAACTGAGCATCAGAAAAACTTCTCAATTGTAAGGGCTGTTCAGCAATGAATGTACAGCTAGAAGTGTAAATGCTCCTTCATTGGAAGTATATAAGGAGAGTCAAGATGGCTATATGTAAGGAATGCTGTAGTAGTGCATCCCTGCACTAGATTATCTAATTTATTTCCAAGGCCTTTTCTGACTGTTACATCTCTGCGATTCATGGACTATGTTTATTAAAGGTGTACTTATAAGAACAATACAGTCTTCTGGCAACTGATTATCTCTACTATCCTTCAGGTTTCTCTCCATCCTATATTCTACAAGGGTATGGGAAGACCATTTTTACTGTGGTCCACTAATAAAATTGTGGACAACTAACACTTATTGATTCAACAGACTTTTCTGAAGGTGATCAATCTCTTATCACCAAATTCCATTTGACCTGCAATTAGCCCATCTGAAAGTGAAGATCTTTCACCAAATTCTCCCAAGAAAGACACAAGTGTTTCATTAGAACTCATCCAAAACCATAAAGGCCAATATTATGTGGTGGGCCTCTTCTTCTCCAATACTGGGAAAGATATACGAAATGTATTTATACATTTTGCATTGAGAGTACTAAAGTGGGAGCTGATCTTAGGCTACTGCCTAATACCCTGCTATAATGCAGAAAAACTAACATTCTGTGAAGATATATTGTTCACTGCATTCATTGACCTGACCGCTGGCTGTTATCCCATCTCAAGTGAAGCTCTTTGAAACAAGTTTGGAACACCTACCAATTGAACCCCTTCAATCGTCTTTGGTAAATTCGTTACATTTTAAGTAGATAGTGGACAGCAATGCAGCAAAATTCATCCAACATTACCCTTCCAGCAAAAAAATATCAGGAAAATATGTGTTTGTACTTTTATTGTTCAACTTTTATCTAACATATCTCTAAAATAAGTGTATCAAATTTTGTGTTTATTCACCCAAGCTGCAGTAATAGagtatctttgttgttgtttattcgtttagtcgcttccgactcttcgtgacttcatggaccagcccacgccagagcttcctgtcggtcgtcaacacccccagcttcctcagggacgagtccatcacctctagaatatcatccatccaccttgcccttggtcagcccctcttccttttgccttccactctccctagcatcagcatcttctccagggtgtcctgtcttctcattatgtggccaaagtatttcagttttgcctttaatatcattccctcaagtgagcagtctggctttatttcctggaggatggactggtttgatcttcttgcagtccaaggcactctcagaattttcctccaacaccacagttcaaaagcatcgatcttccttcgctcagccttccttatggtccagctctcgcaaccatatgttactacggggaacaccattgctttaactatgcggacctttgttgtcagtgtgatgtctctgctcttaactattttatcgagatttgtcattgctcttcttccaaggattaagcgtcttctgatttcctgactgcagtcagcatctgcagtaatcttcgcacctaggaatacaaagtctttcactgcttctacattttctccctctatttgccagttatcaatcaagctggttgccataatcttggtttttttgaggtttagctgcaaaccagcttttgcactttcttctttcaccttcatcataaggctcctcagttcctcttcgctttcagccatcaaagtggtatcatctgcatatctgagattgttaatgtttcttccagagattttaactccagccttggattcctcaaggccagcttgtcgcatgatgtgttctgcgtacaagttgaataggtagggtgagaggatacagccctgccgtactcctttcccaatcttaaaccagtctgttgttccgtggtctgttcttactgttgctacttggtcgttatacagattcttcaggaggcatacaagatgacttggtatccccataccactaagaacttgccacaatttgttatggtccacacagtcaaaggctttagaatagtcaataaaacagaaatagatgtttttctgaaactccctggctttttccattatccagcggatattggcaatttggtctctagttcctctgccttttctaaacccagcttgtacatctggcaattctcgctccatgaactgctgaagtctaccttgcaggatcttgagcattaccttactggcatgtgaaatgagtgccactgttcgatagtttgaacattctttagtgtttcccttttttggtatggggatataagttgattttttccagtctgatggccattcttgtgttttccaaatttgctggcatatagcatgcattaccttgacagcatcatcttgcaagattttgaataattcagctgggatgccgtcgtctcctgttgccttgttattagcaatgcttcttaaggcccactcaacctcactcttcaggatgtctggctctagctcactgaccaccccgtcaaagctatccccgatattgttatccttcctatacaggtcttctgtatattcttgccaccttttcttgatctcttcttcttctgttaggtccttgccatctttgtttttgatcatacccatttttgcctggaatttacctccaatgtttctaattttctggaagaggtctcttgtccttcctattctattgtcttcttccacttccgcgcattgcttgtttaaaaataattccttatctcttctggctaacctctggaattttgcatttaattgggcatatctccccctatcattgttgccttttgctttccttctttcttgggctacttctagtgtctcagcagacagccattttgccttcttggttttctctttctttgggatgtattttgttgccgcctcctgaacaatgctgccaacttctgtccagagttcttccgggaccctatctactaagtccagtcccttaaatctattcttcacctccactgcatattccttaggaatattagtgagctcatatctagctgatctgtgggtcttccctaatctctttagtctgatcctaaattgtgcaagaagaagttcgtgatctgaactacagtcagctccaggccttgtttttaccgactgtacagatgtccgccacctttggctgcaaaggatgtaatcaatctgatttcggtgttgtccatctggtgaagtccatgtataaagccgtctcttaggttgttggaagagagtgtttgttatgcagagtgagttgtcttggcaaaattctatcagcctatgtcctgcttcattttgttctcccaggccatacttacctgtaattcgaggtgtcatttgactgcccaccttagcattccagtctcctgtgatgaaaataacatctcttttaggcgtgttgtccagtaggtgctgcagatcctcatagaactgctctacttcagcttcttcagcatttgtggttggggcgtatatttggatcactgtgatgttagatggcttgccctgaattcgaattgagatcattctgtcgttttttgggttgtatccaagcactgctttagccactttactattaattatgaaggctactccatttcttctgtggtcctcttgtccacagtagtagatctggtggtcatttgatgtgaagtggcccattccagtccatttcagttcactgacgcccagaatgtctatctttaatcttgacatctcaccaataaccacatccaatttgccctggctcatagatcttacattccaggttccaatggtgtgttgatccttagaacatcggattcgccgttcaccaccagcaccgtcggccgctagccgtcctttcggctttgagctagctgcgtcatcacgtctggggctagttgagctcatcctctgttcctccccagtagcattttgaccatcttccgacctgggggtctcaccttccgatggtatactgacatatctctggttgtactgatccatttagttttcacggcaagaatactggggtggg encodes:
- the LOC134494671 gene encoding protocadherin alpha-5-like, which codes for MFTWPKGLLQLVLLHTAWKMGSGQLHYSVLEESQRGTFVGRIAQDLGLEVSDLVPRMFGMLSKGEKDYFEVNMQNGILFVDSRIDREELCAKNADCVVHLEVIVEKPLRFFHVEVEIKDINDNAPIFSEREQILSISELVTSSTQFPLKGASDADIGTNALLAYKLSPNNHFILDSGADEDESKSVVLVLKIPLDREESPVHHLVLTATDGGEPKLSGTVQLVIHVLDVNDNPPIFNQSLYRIKLLENTASGTLVINLNATDLDKGINREISYFFSDNLPFLFTKIFSINSDTGEIRVIGKLDYEDTKFYELQIVAEDKGSSPLSGHCKVLIEVLDMNDNIPEVSLNSLSVPLPEDSTPGTVIAIISASDKDSGTSGQVNSFLWPTGLPFKLESTFKNYYSLIVVAPLDREQVAEYRIVVTVQDQGVPPLSSSISLLVPISDINDNAPAFTQPSYTVFVKENNPPGAHIFTVSASDPDVAENALITYWIDEKLWPLSSYISVHSESGKLYALQPLDYEELKLLEFQVRAKDAGLPSLCGNVTVQVFVMDENDNAPAVSGSSEDNLILLVVPVMPGHIVGKIHALDADSGYNAWLSYELVEESSVPWVVGRYSGEVSTKYSLDETEEGKIQSVLVLVKDHGKPELSATATLGVSLVTSAHAIKTDIHLPRSGESFMPLVDSINIYLIIAICSVSSLFLLAILIYMALRCHCKAKETMVYGPGTATLVCANEVGSWSYSNRHSHILAGVSSEAGVKSDLMIFSPNVPVFANSGDLRNGTEMPPDSAKEVSFLVLAFLTFIQNHISMVSV